Genomic window (Methanosphaera sp.):
ATAAATGCTCCGACCGGGATTCGAACCCGAGTCTTCGGCTCGAAAGGCCGAAATGATTGGCCGGACTACACTATCGGAGCAGATACAATTAAAAAGTTATCCATCATTAACAATTATTATTAAAATATGAAATAATAATTAAAAATAATTAAAATTTAGAATAAGGATAAATGCTCCGACCGGGATTCGAACCCGAGTCTTCGGCTCGAAAGGCCGAAATGATTGGCCGGACTACACTATCGGAGCAAATACATTAAAAACTATTTATTATTATCAATAGAAAATAGAACTATCTATTTTTTTTAAATGGGGCCTGGGCCGAGAATCGAACCCGAGTCACGGGATCCACAGTCCCGAAGAATAACCACTATCCTACCCAGGCATTTAAAAATATATCATTCATTATTTTAAAGTGCGGGAGCAGGGATTCGAACCCTGGGAGGCCTACGCCAACAGGTCCTAAGCCTGTCCCCTTTGACCAGCTCGGGCACCCCCGCATATAAAAGCTCGAGGCACCCCTTATAACCTGTACTTTATATAAGGAATGTATCGCTTAAATGAACTCTAGAAACTAAATCTTGTATAATAATTTAAATAAAAAAGTTCTAGAAAATGCTCCGACCGGGATTCGAACCCGAGTCTTCGGCTCGAAAGGCCGAAATGATTGGCCGGACTACACTATCGGAGCAAATGTTGGATTATAAATATTTAAATGGGCCCAATGGGGTTCGAACCCATGGCCGCCCGGTTATGAGCCGGGCGCTCTACCTGGCTAAGCTATAGGCCCAAATAATGAGAAGCGCCGTCGACAGGACTTGAACCTGTGACCAATCGGTTAACAGCCGAACGCTCTACCTACTGAGCCACGACGGCACGATATTTTTTCATCCTATAATAGTTTATTTATAATAACTTATATATAAACTTACCTACAAAGCAATTTACTTAATGACATACATAAAGTATTATACTTATGTAAGCACAATATAAACTTTAATCTTCATAGTATATAAAGGTTACGGTTATGATTTTATTTTTCAAAAAAATATAAAAAAGAACAGTTAACTAAATAACTAAATCTTCTTAATGTTTATGTTATCATAACACATATCAATATATCTTTGAATAAATGGATCAAGTTCAGGTCTTAAATTGTTCTCACATTCTAGTAAACTTAAATCTGAAAAACTTCCCTTCAATTTACGATCTGCCCAACGTACTTCTTCTTCAACACGTCTACCATATCTATTTCCATACATCTTAAATAATGGGAATTTTGTAAGACCATTACTTCCAGCTTTTAGAAGAACACCTATATTTGCAAGATTATCAGTCCATGTACCTGTAATAATTTCAATATGAGGGAATCTAATTCTTACAGCTGCAACAATACTTGCATAATATAATGATGCAGGTTGTGGTGTTAGATTATATTCAGTATCAGGATGTGGATTTAATGAATAGAAAATAATTCTATCAATATCTAATTCTTCAATTAAATCAAATAAATCATTAAGATGATCAAGTTCCTCACCAAGACCAATAATTATTGTTATTGCCTTTTTAAATCCTAATTCTTCTGCATTAACAAGCATTGATTTAATATCATCCATTGACTTACTTGGACATACTTCATCATGGAATTCTGGATTTGCAGTTTCAACAGCACCAGTAATTCCAATAATTTCTTCACCATACTTATCAAGTTCATCTGTGATTCCTATATTAAGCCATACAGGATTATCTGTTATATCATATATTGTTTCTGAAATTTCCTGAATTTCTTCTGTTGAATATACACCATATCCACCTGATAAGAATTCAATATTCCATCCCATACGTTTTGTAAGTTCTGCCTCTGCATAAATACCCTTTACATGTCGTCTTGCCTTGTTTGGTTCATCAATTCTATCTTTTTGTGATGACATGTAACAGAATTTACAATCTCCTTTTTCACAATACCATGAAAGAAATATAGCACGTTCAAGTGTTACATCTGTTGAATGATATTTTCGTGTTATTTTATCAGATTCAGCAAGTAATTCAAGTACTTCTTTATTTCGTATTTTTTCAATAACATCCATTTTATTACAATTCTCCCTATTAAAAAATGAAAAGTTTTATGAAACTTTTTTTTAACTTCTATTATATATTATATCTAGAGTTTTTTAATATTAAAAATTCATCATAATATAGTTAGAATATATTTAAATAAAATAAAAATTTAAATTAACAGAAATATAAATATAAATATAATATAAAATTATTTATTATCAATTTTAGATTTTAGTCAAAATTATATAATTAATAGGAATATTTTTGGAGGAATTAATATTACAGATATGATGTGTGGACTCGAAATCCACGTACAATTAGATACAAACTCAAAGCTATTTTGTAGCTGTCCTACAAACTACCAATCTGCACCAACAAACACAAACATATGTCATGTATGTTTAAATCAGCCAGGTGCAAAACCATTTCCACCAAACCAGTATGCTATAGACAATGCAATTAAAGTAGCATTAATGCTTGGATGTGATATATCAGAAGATGTTATTTATTTCATGAGAAAACACTATGACTACGCTGATTTATCAAGTGGATATCAGAGAACTTCAGTTCCTGTTGGAATTAATGGTGAACTAAATGGAGTAAGAATCCATGAAATACACGTTGAAGAAGATCCAGGACAATATAAACCTGACCGTGGAACTGTTGACTTTAACAGATCTGGAATTGCTCTTATTGAGATTGTAACAGAACCAGATATGAAATCACCAGAAGAAGCAAGAAGCTTCCTTAATGAACTTATACGTGTACTTAACTACAGTGGATGTGCTCGTGGAGAAGGTACCATGAGAGCAGATGTAAACATCTCAATTGAAGGTGGAAAAAGAGCTGAAGTTAAAAATGTAAACTCTATACGTGGAGCATACAAAGTTCTTAAATTTGAACTTGTAAGACAAAAAAATATCCTACGTAGAGGAGGAACAGTACAACAAGAAACACGTGCATATCTTGAATCTCAGATGATTACAGTTCCTATGAGACTTAAAGAAGATGCTGATGATTACAGATATATACCAGATCCAGATCTTCCACCAATAAAAATAGATCCTGCACATGTTGAAGAAATTCGTCAAAATATGCCAGAACCTGCTCATCTTAAAACAGCAAGATTTGTAGAAGAATATGGTATTGATGAAGCTGATGCTAAAGTATTAACTTCTGAACTTGAACTTGCAGATGCATTTGAAGAAGTTGCAGCTAAAGTTGATGCAAATACAGCAGCAAGACTTATGCGTGATGAATTAAAACGTGTTCTTCACTACAATAAAATACAGTACAAAGATAGTAAAATTACACCAGATGATATTGTTGAACTTATCAACTTAATTGAATCAAAACAAGTAACACCTGAAGCTGCACATAAACTTATTGAACAAATGCCAAATAATGAAAAATCACCAAAACAAATAGGTGAAGAAATGGATATTATTGGTGTTGTTGAAGATGATGCTATAGAAAATGCTATTAATGAAGCTATTGAAGCTAACCCTGCAGCTATTGAAGATTATAAAAATGGAAAAGAAAATGCTGTTAACTTCCTTGTAGGTCAAGTAATGAGACTTACAAAAGGTAAAGCTAATGCAGGAGAAACAAATAAGATGATTCGTGAAAAACTTGATGCATTATAAGCATCTTAAGTTTTCATTTTTTTTAAAGACTAAATTCTTATTTAGTTTTCTTTACTTAAACTTCCAAAAACTCACATTACTACATAATAGTGTATGATTTTTTTGAGTTTTATGATAAATAAATTCCAAGGGAGAGATAAAGCATGAGTGATGATTATAAAAAAGTAAAAGATTACATGACAAAGGATGTTATTACAGTTACACCAGATATGGCTATTGATGAAATTAGAAACATAATCAAAAAGACAGGACACGATGGTTTTCCAGTGGAAAAAGACGATGAAATTGTAGGTATAATCACTGCTTCTGATCTTCTTATACGTGATGTTACCCCTACTGTTGAGGGTATGATGTCTGATGATATTGTTATTGCAAATGAGGATTTGTCAATTAATGATGCATCAAGAGTTATGTTTCGTTTAGGTATTTCAAGACTTCCCGTTACTGATGAAAATAGAAAAGTTCTTGGTATTATAACAAATACAGATATTTTAAGATCACATATTGAAAGATCTACACCTGCTAAGGTAAATGAGTTTAGAAAAACACTTGAAGGTCTTTATAATATTAAAACTACTGTCATTAAGAAGAAAGTTAGAATTGATGCACTTCATCCTACACAGGATAAGGTATATGCTGATGAACTTCAAGGTCGAACTTATGAAATTGAACGTGGACTTGCAGAACCTATTATTGTAGTTGAAAAAGATGAAAATAACTATGTTGTTATTGATGGTCATCATCGTCTTGTTGCATCACATCAGATGGGAAAAGATGAACTTACAGCAAATGTTATTAAGCTTAGTAAGGATATAAAACTTGGAGTTGAAAAGACTGCAGAAAATAGTGGAATTTTTACAATTGATGATATTGAAATTATATCTGATGCTCAACATCCACTTATTGCTGTAACTGGAAGTTTAAGAGATAAAAATACAACAATAAAATAAGATGATAAAATGAAAGAAGAAATTTTAAGAGAAGTTTATGAAACATTAGTTGATAGAAAGGAAAATCCTACAGATTCATATACATCTAATCTTATGAAAGATTCACATAAAAAGGCTGAAGATAAAATTCTTGAAAAACTAGGTGAAGAAGCTACAGAAGTTATTCTTGCTTCTAAAAATAATGAAGACTTAGTTCATGAAACAGCTGATTTATTATTTTTCATGATAGTAAATCTTGTATATAAAGGAATACCTATTGATGATGTATTTGATGAATTAATTGAAAGACACAAATAAACACACATCAAAATTTTACTAACCTCCACCTTTTTTTTAGTTTTAATTTTTTTAGAATTAGTTTTAACACTTTTTTTGTGAAGATTTTTTTTGTAATTTATAAAAAAAGATTTAAAAAAAATAAAAAGAAAAATGGGAGATTTAATTTATACACTACTTTATTATTTTTCCCATATCTTTTTTTTTGATTTGAATTTAAGGATAAAACTAGAAAATTAAGTTTTACTTTTACTTTATTATTTTTATGAAGATTAATCTTTCCACTACTAAAAGAGTAATCTTTCCACTACTTATTTGAAATTAACCTTTTCCACTACTAATAAAAGATTAATTTTCTTTATTTTTTGAAATTTTAAGGAGGAGGTTAGGTAATTTAAAGAATCACTTTTTTTTTAATTTTAAAAAAATTTACTTCAAAGAGACTCTTGTTTTTCTTCTTCGTGTTGTGATAAATGATACAATCTTATTTGTATAACACGAAAATATAATATTTTTTTTATCTAAAAAAAATTGTAAATAACTACACTAGTTTTCTTTTTTTGATTTTTTTTTAAATGAAAATTAGTGAATGTTTTTTTTACATATTCACTTTTTAAATAATTTAAACTATTAAAAATAATTAAATTTTAGATTTAACTTAAGTTTTTAATAGTAATTATATGTCTTATGTTTCTTATATATAAAATATCTCTTTATTTTGTTTTTAATTAAAAAATTCTTTGTTTTACATATAACTAACCATAAAGACGTTATTTTTAATATAATAATCTTATTAAACAGTTTAAATAAGTAAATAAAAAGATTAGAAACAATAATTTTTTATTAAATTGATTAATAATTACCTAATTTTAATTAAAAGAAACTAATTAAATTAACTTTAAAAGTTCATTAAATTAATTTTAAAAAGTTAGTAATGAAATAAAAATAGAAATATGATTATACCATTTTTATAAAAAAAATTAGACATTTAATATAATTTAGACAAAACCACACATTATTATATAAAAGTTTATATTTACAATTAGTAAAAATATTAAAAAATATTAATTCAAAAGAAAAAGCAAGATTTACATGTCCAATTGATAAAGCTGTTGTTCTTTTTAATAAAAAATGGACAATTCAAATAATACATTAAGAGACCAAATAACCTTTAAGTGACTAAATAACCTTTTAGTAATGAGATTACCATTTGGTAACCTACCTTGTTTTTCTATTATATAATAAGTGAAAATTTATGATAAAAAAAAGTTGGTCAGATTATTTAAATAAGAATTTATCTAATAAAAAAAAAGAAAGAATGGGAGGTTGAATTTTAAAGTATTCTTATCCTAGAATACTATTTATTCCTTCATATGTTACAAATTTTGCAAATTTATCTTCTGGTGTAACTTTAATATTTCCCTGTGAATATTGATCAAGTGCTGCTTTTATAAGGTCACCTTTTTTACCATTTTTATCTGCAGCATCCCTAATTCCATCTGCTAGATTTTCAATTGCATCTCCACGAGTTGCTCCATGATTTGATTGATCTTCACGTAGGAAGTCTATTGAACTTACATTTGAAACTTCCTGTCCATTTGATTGTACAGGTCCCACAGCATTAAGCATTGCATCTATTGCTGTTGGTGTTACCACTACCACCATATCTGTTGAGATATTTGTATGATATTTAACAATTTCTTGTGCTATTTTTGTACCATTTTCTAAGTCTGAACTCCATAGTGAATCATGTAAATACCACTGATTAAGTCCTTCAGCTTGCATATCTGCTGTTGGTTTTAATGTTGGATGTGCAAGTCCTCCAGGATAAACTGGTGTAATATTACCAATTGAGCTATCTTTTAAGTTTATTACAAATGCCATGTCAACAGCACCTATTCCTGGTCTGTTTTCTGATGGATCTGTACATAATACTAATACATTTTGTTCACCAGAGAAAGTTTCTTTACCTTCATTATAACTTGTCATAAAGTATACTCCAGCAACAGCCATAACAGCTACAATTGCAAGTATTACTACTAACAAGATTTTCTTTTTTGAAACCATGATTAATCCCTAATATTTTTTTAAATTTATAATATTCTATATTATATATTAAATTATAAATAAATAATTAAGAAAAAGAATTATTTTATCTAAATTAAATTATGAGGTTTTAGTGTTGCAAATATCAGGAAAAATTAAAGATAAGAAGGGTTTTAATAAGCTTAGACGTATGAAAAACTCACTTCATGACAAAAAAGAAATCTACAAAGAACAAAAAGTTATTAAAAACACAGAAAAACGGCAAATAACACCGATAAGCCAACAATTAAAAGATGAAATAGATCATAAAATCAGAGATGAATATAATAATTTTAAATGCAACACTTATGAACCTAAAATATCAATTATTATCCAAAATACTGATTCTATTGATGAGGTTATCGACTGTATTGGGAATGATGGATATTCTAATTTTGAATTAATTATAATCTGTGATGATGATAGTTTTAATTTAGATGATAATTTAGATTATAGAACTATTATAAAAAATGATGATATGAATATGGCTGAGTGTCTTAATTGTGCCTTTGATGTTGCATGTGGTGAATATCTTCTATTTTTAGATAGTAGTATAACTTTTTTTAGTGGATTTATCACGGCAATTGCTGGATTTATTGACACAGTTGATGATGCTGGATTTATTAGTTGTGAAATTCTAGATTCAAATACATATAATATTGAAAGTGTTGGTGTTAAATTTAGAAAAATAGAAAATAGCATTAAAGCTATTAATAATAAATATGAAAGTACTCCTCAATTTAATGGAGATGTTATCAAAACAATTAGTGTTTCATCAACTGTTGCTTTAATTAAATCTGACATACTTAGGAAATGTGAATTATTTGATGATAAATGTAGTTCATGTGATATTTTCCTTGATGTTTCATTAAAACTACACAAGGCAGGTTATCATAATTATATTCTTCCAATTAAAGCAATACATCATAAACACACATGTGAGGTCATATCAGATTGTAGAGATAAATACATCAATGATAAATGGTATGATATGATCTATGAAA
Coding sequences:
- a CDS encoding DUF4012 domain-containing protein; the encoded protein is MVSKKKILLVVILAIVAVMAVAGVYFMTSYNEGKETFSGEQNVLVLCTDPSENRPGIGAVDMAFVINLKDSSIGNITPVYPGGLAHPTLKPTADMQAEGLNQWYLHDSLWSSDLENGTKIAQEIVKYHTNISTDMVVVVTPTAIDAMLNAVGPVQSNGQEVSNVSSIDFLREDQSNHGATRGDAIENLADGIRDAADKNGKKGDLIKAALDQYSQGNIKVTPEDKFAKFVTYEGINSILG
- a CDS encoding CBS domain-containing protein; translated protein: MSDDYKKVKDYMTKDVITVTPDMAIDEIRNIIKKTGHDGFPVEKDDEIVGIITASDLLIRDVTPTVEGMMSDDIVIANEDLSINDASRVMFRLGISRLPVTDENRKVLGIITNTDILRSHIERSTPAKVNEFRKTLEGLYNIKTTVIKKKVRIDALHPTQDKVYADELQGRTYEIERGLAEPIIVVEKDENNYVVIDGHHRLVASHQMGKDELTANVIKLSKDIKLGVEKTAENSGIFTIDDIEIISDAQHPLIAVTGSLRDKNTTIK
- a CDS encoding radical SAM protein is translated as MDVIEKIRNKEVLELLAESDKITRKYHSTDVTLERAIFLSWYCEKGDCKFCYMSSQKDRIDEPNKARRHVKGIYAEAELTKRMGWNIEFLSGGYGVYSTEEIQEISETIYDITDNPVWLNIGITDELDKYGEEIIGITGAVETANPEFHDEVCPSKSMDDIKSMLVNAEELGFKKAITIIIGLGEELDHLNDLFDLIEELDIDRIIFYSLNPHPDTEYNLTPQPASLYYASIVAAVRIRFPHIEIITGTWTDNLANIGVLLKAGSNGLTKFPLFKMYGNRYGRRVEEEVRWADRKLKGSFSDLSLLECENNLRPELDPFIQRYIDMCYDNINIKKI
- the gatB gene encoding Asp-tRNA(Asn)/Glu-tRNA(Gln) amidotransferase subunit GatB, whose amino-acid sequence is MMCGLEIHVQLDTNSKLFCSCPTNYQSAPTNTNICHVCLNQPGAKPFPPNQYAIDNAIKVALMLGCDISEDVIYFMRKHYDYADLSSGYQRTSVPVGINGELNGVRIHEIHVEEDPGQYKPDRGTVDFNRSGIALIEIVTEPDMKSPEEARSFLNELIRVLNYSGCARGEGTMRADVNISIEGGKRAEVKNVNSIRGAYKVLKFELVRQKNILRRGGTVQQETRAYLESQMITVPMRLKEDADDYRYIPDPDLPPIKIDPAHVEEIRQNMPEPAHLKTARFVEEYGIDEADAKVLTSELELADAFEEVAAKVDANTAARLMRDELKRVLHYNKIQYKDSKITPDDIVELINLIESKQVTPEAAHKLIEQMPNNEKSPKQIGEEMDIIGVVEDDAIENAINEAIEANPAAIEDYKNGKENAVNFLVGQVMRLTKGKANAGETNKMIREKLDAL
- the hisE gene encoding phosphoribosyl-ATP diphosphatase, with the protein product MKEEILREVYETLVDRKENPTDSYTSNLMKDSHKKAEDKILEKLGEEATEVILASKNNEDLVHETADLLFFMIVNLVYKGIPIDDVFDELIERHK